The Stenotrophomonas maltophilia sequence CCGTCCGCCCAATGCGGGATCGAGTAGGTCTTGCGGGCTTGGTCGAGGGACCAATCGGTCATTTCAGTCGGCCTTGTTGGCAATAAAAGGGGGGGCATGATAACGCCTATATGCCCACAGGTTCGTTATCATGCGCGCCCGCGCCCGTGACAGGTTTCAACCTGAACGGGCCGATCCGTCCGGATGTGGCATCTGTGCCACGCGGCCCCGCCCGCCAGCCCGGCTTCACCCCTCCGAACAGGACTGTTTTCAATGACTGACAGCAACAACTGGTACATCGAACACTTCGAGCGCACCGGCTCGGCCATCGGCTACCGCATCACCGGCAAGCTGGACGAGGTGCAGTCGCCGTTCCAGAAGATCGAGATCTTCCAGACCACCGACTGGGGCAACCTGATGACCATCGACGGGGCCATCATGCTGACCAGCAAGGACAACTTCTTCTACCACGAGATGATCAGCCACCCGGTGCTGTTCACCCACGCCGCGCCCAAGCGCGTGGTGATCATCGGTGGCGGCGACTGCGGCACCCTGCGCGAGGTGCTCAAGCACAGCGGCGTGGAGAGCGTGACCCAGTGCGATATCGACGAGCAGGTCACGGTGATGGCGCGCAAGCACTTCCCGGAACTGTGCGATTCCAACGATGACGCCCGCGCCGAGCTGCTGTTCGACGACGGCGTGGCCTACATGGCCAACTGCCCGGCCGGCAGCGTGGACGTGGTGATCGTCGATTCGACCGACCCGGTCGGCCCGGGTGAAGGCCTGTTCAACAAGGCCTTCTACGAGAGCTGCTTCAAGGCCCTGAAGGACGACGGCATCCTGGTGCAGCAGTCCGAGTCGCCGCTGATGCAGCTGGACCTGATCAACGAAATGCGCGCTGAGATGGGCAAGGCCGGCTTCGGTTCGTTCAAGACCCTGCCGTTCCCGCAGCCGTGCTACCCCACCGGCTGGTGGAGCGTGACCATGGCGCGCAAGGGCGACAGCAGCTTCGACTTCCGCCAGGCCGACTCGGCCGCCAAGACCTTCAACACCCTGTACTACACCGCCGCGCTGCACACCGGCGTGCTGGTGACCCCGCCGTTCGTGCAGGCTGCACTGAAGTAAGGCGTGCCAACCAGGGTTGGCACCCACCCATGCAAAAGAAAAACCCGCGCTGGCAACAGCGCGGGTTTTTTCATGCTCCGGTAGTGCCGGCCGCTGGCCGGCAACCTCATGTAACGATCAAAGCGCCCAGATACCGGCAATCACCGCCACCACCAGGCCCCACTTGATGACCTGATACGCGACCACGCTGCGCTCGCGCAGCGCCTTGGCCTTCAGGCGCACCTTGTAGACGCTGCCGAACGCCTTGTTGACGCCACCGGTCGGGTCACCCGGCAGGTTTGGCGACGCACCACCGGCCAGCAGCGTGGCTGCCACCGCACGATTGAACAGGCTCGGCAGGCCGAAGCGCAGCGGGCGGGCGATGTCGCAGAACAGGATCACGCGGTCATCGGGCGTCTCGTTGTGCGCGTGGTGGATGTAGGTCTCATCGAACATCATCCACTCGCCATCGCGCCAGCTCTTCTTGATGCCATCCACTTCGATGTAGCAGCCGTCGTTGTTCGGCGTGGCCAGGCCCAGATGCAGGCGCAGCGAACCGGCGAACGGGTCGCGGTGCGGGCGCAGTTCGCTGCCCGACGGCAGCTGCGCGAACATCGCCGCACGCACGTCCGGCAGCGACTCCAGCAGCGCGGTGGTCTTCGGGCACATCGCCTTGGCCGACGGGTGCGAAGGGCCATACCACTTCAGGTAGAAGCGCTTCCAGCCACGGCGGAAGAACGAATTGAAGCCGGCATCATTGAACGTGCTGGAGGCCGCGATCGCCTGCGCATCGCGCAGCGCCAGCGCCTCGTCGCGGATCATCTGCCAGTTCTGGCGCAGCGGCTCCAGCT is a genomic window containing:
- the speE gene encoding polyamine aminopropyltransferase; its protein translation is MTDSNNWYIEHFERTGSAIGYRITGKLDEVQSPFQKIEIFQTTDWGNLMTIDGAIMLTSKDNFFYHEMISHPVLFTHAAPKRVVIIGGGDCGTLREVLKHSGVESVTQCDIDEQVTVMARKHFPELCDSNDDARAELLFDDGVAYMANCPAGSVDVVIVDSTDPVGPGEGLFNKAFYESCFKALKDDGILVQQSESPLMQLDLINEMRAEMGKAGFGSFKTLPFPQPCYPTGWWSVTMARKGDSSFDFRQADSAAKTFNTLYYTAALHTGVLVTPPFVQAALK
- a CDS encoding aspartyl/asparaginyl beta-hydroxylase domain-containing protein, with the translated sequence MIKIVLAALFVACVLYIHFRGKVRARWSRQLLDHSSFMAPINVVMYMFSKVPTTPFLDPAKEFPQLEPLRQNWQMIRDEALALRDAQAIAASSTFNDAGFNSFFRRGWKRFYLKWYGPSHPSAKAMCPKTTALLESLPDVRAAMFAQLPSGSELRPHRDPFAGSLRLHLGLATPNNDGCYIEVDGIKKSWRDGEWMMFDETYIHHAHNETPDDRVILFCDIARPLRFGLPSLFNRAVAATLLAGGASPNLPGDPTGGVNKAFGSVYKVRLKAKALRERSVVAYQVIKWGLVVAVIAGIWAL